In one Nicotiana sylvestris chromosome 8, ASM39365v2, whole genome shotgun sequence genomic region, the following are encoded:
- the LOC138875578 gene encoding uncharacterized protein, which produces MEEPPVNHRKENRKQLKEQNERIEQIPGVPPVIKGVDVDKYSQKPWKPSAAPLPIPKKFKMPDISKYDGTTDPRDHVTTFTTGVKGNDLTKQEIESVLVKKFGETLTKGALTWYSLLPENSINSFDELADSLIKAHSGSQKVEKRMEDIFKIKQGDSKLLRDFVDRFQRERMTLPHVPDNWSAIAFASNLNDKSSEATRRLKESLREFPATTWNDVYNRYSTKLRIEEDTVPQFHHEERSKSRRSETEKRSGTNRYDPYMGPAGKDSRSKQDSQRYDQKSRNRESGSSSRFRNDRNRQESRDDDRSLKASFGGYNFNVTTSELVAVLRSMGDKGYLTELFSEKGKQAYMKNRREPPKPPSPKRTVNVISGGEDIHGVTYTTSNKVSKVTITHGKRVRQVLENESISFDDTDTEGVMTPHNDALVISLLVHDTNVKRVLIDSGTSVNIILLRVLREIQAEGKMIPKAHTLSGFDNSSVATKGEVIRKNLVE; this is translated from the exons ATGGAGGAACCCCCTgtgaaccacaggaaggagaaccgg aaacagcttaaggaacagAATGAGCGCatcgagcaaatccctggagttcccccTGTAATCAAAGGAGTGGATGTGGATAAATACTCACAAAAACCTTGGaaaccaagtgctgctccccttccaatccctaaaaagttcaaaatgcctgacatctcAAAATATGATGGCACAACAGACCCACGCGATCACGTAACTACATTTACTACAggtgtaaaaggcaacgacttgaccaagcaaGAAATCGAATCAGTgttagtcaagaaatttggagaaacactcaccaagggtgcattaacctggtattctcttttacctgaaaattctataaactcTTTTGATGAGCTTGCAGATTCTCTTATTAAAGCACACTCAGGATCTCAAAAggttgaaaaaagaatggaagacatTTTCAAAATTAAACAAGGGGACTCGAAGTTGCTTAgagattttgttgatagattccaacgtGAGAGGATGACTTTGCCTCATGTACCTGATAACTGGtctgcaatagcttttgcaagcaacttaaatgacaaaagttcagaagccacgagaagacttaaagaaagccttcgagagttccctgcaaccacgtggaatgacgtttataacaggtatagtacgaagttgCGAATTGAGGAAGATACCGTACCtcagtttcatcatgaagaaaggagcAAATCCAGGAgatcagaaacagaaaaaagatcaggtacaaacaggtacgatccatatatggggcCTGCAgggaaagactcacggtcaaagcaggatagtcaacgatatgatcaaaaatcgaggaacagggaatctggttcttcatcaaggttcagaaatgaccgaaacagacaagagtcacgagatgatgacagaagtttaaaggcaagtTTCGgtggatataactttaatgtcactacctctgagctcgtagctgttttgaggagcatgggagataag gggtatctcactgagttatttagtgagaaaggtaagcaagcctatatgaaaaataggcgagagccaccaaagcccccttcacccaagagaaccgTGAATGTTATAAGTGGGGGAGAGGATATTCACGGTGTAACATATACgacctccaacaaggtttctaaagtaacgaTAACACATGGGAAACGGGTACGACAGGTTTTAGAAAACGAAAGTATTTCTTTCGATGATacagataccgaaggagtaatGACCCCacataacgacgcactggtaatatctttacttgtacatgatactaatgtaaaacgagttttgattgattcaggaacttctgtaaatattatactattaagggtattacgtgaaatacAAGCTGAAGGCAAAATGATACCTAAGGCACATACCTTGTCCgggttcgacaattcaagtgtggcaacaaaaggagag gttataaggaaaaaccttgTTGAAtag